In Phormidium ambiguum IAM M-71, a single window of DNA contains:
- a CDS encoding sialate O-acetylesterase, which produces MKFKMSRLSPIFIVFILGALLGVILENNYNFIDIFRGDFKTKSESEITQITKNSIPQKYQVKLQLFILAGQSNMSGLGELPTKTKTHPKIYVFGNDYRWKLAKEPMDDPINQVDKVSIDISAGYSPAMDFAIALLQERPGMVIGLIPCAKSGSSIYDWQRNGNLDENTLYGSCLKRVRAASLMGNVAGILFFQGEIDTVDPNDKTNRILSANKWTHKSPNEWANKFTLLINNLRGDLKSPNLPVVFAQIGSNTEPERFINWAVVQEQQRSVKLPNSAMITTDDLALKDYVHFTTKSYQTIGQRFAKAYLSLQKLQP; this is translated from the coding sequence ATGAAATTTAAAATGTCCCGACTTTCACCTATATTTATTGTTTTTATTTTAGGGGCGTTATTAGGTGTTATTTTAGAAAATAACTACAATTTTATTGATATATTCAGGGGAGATTTTAAGACCAAATCTGAATCAGAAATAACACAGATAACTAAAAATAGTATTCCACAAAAATATCAAGTAAAATTACAATTGTTTATACTCGCCGGACAATCAAATATGTCTGGCTTAGGTGAACTACCAACAAAGACAAAAACCCATCCCAAAATTTATGTTTTTGGTAACGATTATCGCTGGAAACTCGCCAAAGAACCTATGGACGATCCAATAAATCAAGTTGATAAAGTATCCATTGATATATCAGCAGGTTATAGTCCCGCAATGGACTTTGCCATCGCTCTTTTACAAGAGCGCCCTGGTATGGTAATAGGATTAATACCTTGCGCTAAAAGTGGGTCTTCAATATACGATTGGCAAAGAAACGGAAACTTAGATGAAAATACGCTTTATGGGTCTTGTTTAAAACGAGTACGTGCGGCTTCATTAATGGGAAATGTTGCTGGAATTCTTTTTTTTCAAGGTGAAATTGACACAGTAGATCCAAACGACAAGACTAACAGAATCCTTTCCGCTAATAAATGGACGCACAAATCCCCCAATGAATGGGCAAATAAATTTACACTTCTGATTAATAATTTGCGCGGCGATTTGAAATCGCCTAATTTACCTGTAGTTTTTGCACAAATTGGTAGTAACACAGAACCCGAAAGATTTATAAATTGGGCGGTTGTTCAAGAACAGCAGCGGAGTGTTAAGTTGCCAAATTCCGCAATGATTACAACGGATGACCTAGCATTAAAAGACTACGTTCACTTTACTACAAAAAGTTATCAAACTATTGGTCAACGTTTTGCTAAAGCTTATTTGAGCTTACAAAAATTACAACCATAA
- a CDS encoding ABC transporter ATP-binding protein, with translation MSQELAICTRGLTKQFDRHIAVNDVDLEIKAGEVYGLIGPNGAGKTTLIRMLAAAEEPSVGEIYINGDRLLRDRSNPTLKQRLGYLPDDFPLYDDLTVWDYLDYFARLYRLPEPRRSQRLYEVLELVQLINKRNSQINTLSRGMKQRLSLARTIIHEPIVLLLDEPVSGLDPIARVQFREIIKTLQEAGMTILISSHVLSDLAELCTSVGIMELGYLVESTSLAELYQRLSRQQIIISTLGKLDLLLSELKNYPLVEGYEILSETNQVKVDFGGAPEDCARLLRSLVKADIPLTEFYGIQEDLESIFLKMGHKQAS, from the coding sequence ATGTCCCAAGAACTGGCAATTTGTACTCGTGGACTGACTAAGCAATTCGATCGCCACATTGCTGTCAATGATGTTGATTTAGAGATTAAAGCGGGAGAAGTTTATGGTTTAATTGGGCCAAATGGTGCGGGGAAAACTACGCTGATCCGAATGTTGGCGGCGGCGGAAGAACCGAGTGTAGGGGAAATTTACATTAATGGTGACAGGTTGTTGCGCGATCGAAGTAATCCAACGTTGAAGCAACGCCTCGGATATCTTCCTGATGATTTCCCGCTTTATGATGATTTGACGGTTTGGGATTATTTGGATTATTTTGCTCGATTGTATCGCTTACCAGAACCTCGGCGCAGTCAGCGGTTATATGAAGTTTTGGAATTGGTACAGCTAATTAATAAGCGCAATAGTCAAATTAATACTTTGTCGCGGGGGATGAAACAGCGCTTAAGTTTAGCCAGAACTATTATTCATGAACCAATTGTATTGTTATTAGATGAACCTGTTTCTGGATTAGATCCGATCGCTAGAGTGCAGTTTCGGGAAATTATCAAAACTCTGCAAGAAGCGGGAATGACAATTTTAATTTCTTCCCATGTTTTGAGCGATTTAGCAGAACTTTGTACCTCTGTAGGAATTATGGAATTGGGATATTTGGTAGAAAGTACGAGTTTAGCAGAACTTTACCAACGCCTGAGTCGTCAGCAAATAATCATTTCTACTTTAGGAAAATTAGATCTATTGTTATCGGAATTGAAAAATTATCCCTTAGTAGAAGGTTATGAAATTTTATCAGAAACTAATCAGGTAAAGGTTGATTTTGGTGGTGCGCCAGAAGATTGTGCTAGGCTGTTGCGATCGCTAGTTAAAGCTGACATTCCCTTAACCGAATTTTATGGGATTCAGGAGGATTTAGAAAGCATCTTCTTAAAAATGGGTCACAAACAAGCATCTTAA
- a CDS encoding Dps family protein — protein sequence MTQAIGLKQAVDQIADNPVLLEKSVTTPVCEGLNIALASFQALYLQYQKHHFVVEGSEFYSLHEFFQDSYGEVEGHVHEIGERLNGLGGVPVASFTKLAELCCFTPETDGIYTSRSMVEHDLEAEQAIIKVIRSQAAQAESLGDRATRYLYEKILLETEDRAFHLAHFLAKDSLTLAFVAPSNN from the coding sequence ATGACCCAAGCTATAGGTTTAAAACAGGCTGTCGATCAGATCGCTGACAATCCAGTTTTATTGGAAAAATCCGTTACTACACCTGTATGTGAAGGATTAAATATTGCCTTAGCTAGCTTTCAAGCGTTGTATCTGCAATACCAGAAACATCACTTTGTCGTTGAAGGTAGTGAGTTTTATTCTCTACATGAATTCTTTCAAGATAGCTACGGAGAAGTAGAAGGGCACGTTCACGAAATTGGCGAACGTTTGAATGGCTTAGGCGGTGTTCCTGTTGCTAGTTTCACCAAGCTTGCAGAATTATGTTGTTTTACTCCTGAAACTGATGGTATTTATACTAGCCGTTCGATGGTAGAACACGATTTGGAAGCTGAACAAGCGATAATCAAAGTAATAAGAAGCCAAGCGGCACAAGCTGAAAGTTTAGGCGATCGCGCAACTCGTTATTTGTATGAAAAAATCCTTCTAGAGACAGAAGACAGAGCATTTCATTTAGCTCATTTCCTTGCCAAAGACAGTTTAACGCTGGCTTTTGTGGCACCTTCTAATAACTAA
- a CDS encoding acyltransferase family protein: MELSANSGDSYQKSEQAELAKKQQKFAGFDFLRAIFSLAIVAYKTNIFYIPTILISNGFTAALSDYVLSGMVGALAVPVFLQISLFLFYNKSEKTGINYFIQKRLPRLISLYLFWVISITLFDVLFVGGIQILRRPTSSIKAFLEFIVSGNSTPYFFFFSLIFVTVIAESLILLFNKIEKPSLKININYCLLFLSCILVFSFSTIQPIVQNTGIESSLLKIINNLTTWDYNPVNFLPYIFTAAITVQEYRAGKLEKVTKLLRIKLYSLLILTLFFFGLEWILTSNGLLIQVDQAPLDHYLRLSLVFGSWLLLYLALISKRQVPASVKFISDCSLGIYGFHVFFTYKKPLPLDTLPLLSNLFESFPVLQIITNFLLVLFGSIALTILFKKSKILGRFV; this comes from the coding sequence ATGGAACTTTCGGCCAATTCCGGTGACTCTTATCAAAAAAGTGAGCAAGCAGAATTAGCAAAGAAGCAGCAAAAATTTGCAGGATTTGACTTTCTACGTGCCATTTTTTCTCTTGCTATAGTTGCATACAAAACCAATATTTTTTATATACCAACAATCCTGATTTCAAATGGTTTTACTGCGGCACTCAGCGATTATGTATTAAGTGGAATGGTAGGTGCACTTGCAGTTCCGGTATTTTTACAAATTTCTCTATTTCTTTTTTACAATAAAAGTGAAAAAACAGGAATCAATTACTTTATTCAAAAACGTCTTCCCCGACTGATATCTCTTTATCTTTTCTGGGTCATTTCCATAACTTTATTTGATGTTTTATTTGTTGGTGGAATTCAAATACTTAGAAGACCAACTTCATCAATTAAAGCATTTTTGGAATTTATAGTTAGTGGCAATAGTACACCTTATTTCTTCTTTTTCTCTCTAATTTTTGTAACTGTTATTGCAGAAAGCTTAATCTTGTTGTTTAACAAAATAGAGAAACCTTCACTAAAAATCAATATAAATTACTGTTTGCTTTTTCTTTCTTGTATTTTAGTATTTAGTTTTTCTACTATTCAACCAATAGTTCAAAATACAGGTATTGAATCATCATTATTAAAGATTATAAATAACCTCACCACATGGGATTATAATCCAGTTAATTTCTTACCTTATATCTTTACAGCAGCTATCACAGTGCAAGAATATAGAGCCGGGAAGTTAGAAAAAGTAACTAAACTTTTGCGAATAAAGCTGTACAGTTTGCTTATTTTAACATTATTTTTCTTTGGTTTAGAATGGATATTGACAAGCAATGGCCTTTTGATTCAAGTAGACCAAGCACCTTTAGACCATTATTTGAGACTTTCTCTGGTTTTTGGCTCTTGGTTACTGCTATATTTGGCTTTAATCTCAAAACGCCAAGTTCCCGCTAGTGTTAAGTTCATTTCAGATTGCTCTTTGGGAATTTACGGTTTTCATGTTTTCTTTACTTATAAAAAACCTCTACCTTTAGATACCCTTCCTTTGCTAAGTAATTTGTTTGAATCATTTCCTGTTTTACAGATAATTACAAACTTTCTTTTAGTGTTATTTGGCTCAATTGCACTCACTATACTGTTTAAAAAAAGTAAAATATTAGGGAGATTTGTTTAA
- a CDS encoding DUF4359 domain-containing protein: protein MKSWNLSQSLGSAMIAGILLSLAISNPSQSEYEEYATDQLTEYLQHNVCPQAPKLWGRSLKRECKRLVDSNQSEIQDLISQSTERYNFVLFSIYKTELSITKVSPFFPSNLLPSYHFGTLGIGHKFYIYQTEQR, encoded by the coding sequence ATGAAAAGTTGGAATTTATCCCAGTCTCTGGGTAGCGCCATGATAGCCGGAATACTGCTGTCCTTAGCCATCAGCAATCCCAGTCAGTCAGAGTACGAAGAGTACGCTACTGACCAACTCACCGAGTATTTGCAACATAATGTCTGTCCCCAAGCGCCAAAACTGTGGGGGAGGTCTCTTAAACGAGAATGCAAAAGATTGGTCGATTCCAATCAGTCAGAAATCCAAGACCTCATATCTCAAAGTACAGAAAGATATAATTTTGTTCTGTTCAGTATTTACAAAACTGAGTTGTCAATTACTAAAGTTTCGCCTTTCTTCCCCTCAAATTTATTACCTTCTTATCATTTTGGTACATTAGGAATTGGGCATAAATTTTATATTTACCAAACAGAACAGCGATAG
- the obgE gene encoding GTPase ObgE: protein MQFIDQVEIEVEAGNGGDGIVAFRREKYVPAGGPSGGNGGKGGSCILVATTNLQTLLDFKYNHRFKAEDGSRGGPNNRTGANGSDRIIQVPCGTVVYDAETDEILGDIVEPGQTLCVAQGGKGGLGNQHFLSNRNRVPEYALPGLPGEQRLLRLELKLLAEVGIIGLPNAGKSTLISTISAAKPKIADYPFTTLVPNLGVVQKPDGDGAVFADIPGLIEGAHLGVGLGHDFLRHIERTRLLLHLIDATAEDPIANYRTIQEELSAYGRGLIEHPQLLALSKIDAIDSAETNLEQLRQQLQELTGHQVFLISSATRAGLDNLLQQIWQMLEQTTQLEPETQLL, encoded by the coding sequence ATGCAATTTATCGATCAAGTAGAAATTGAAGTTGAAGCTGGTAATGGTGGCGATGGGATTGTCGCATTCCGCCGAGAAAAATATGTTCCTGCTGGAGGGCCTTCGGGTGGTAATGGCGGCAAAGGCGGTTCTTGTATTCTTGTTGCGACAACAAACTTACAAACTTTGCTGGATTTTAAATACAATCATCGGTTTAAAGCTGAAGATGGTTCGCGTGGGGGGCCAAATAATCGTACTGGGGCAAATGGGAGCGATCGCATTATCCAAGTTCCCTGCGGTACTGTAGTTTATGATGCCGAAACCGACGAAATTTTGGGAGATATTGTTGAACCAGGGCAAACTCTTTGTGTGGCGCAAGGCGGCAAAGGTGGTTTAGGAAATCAACATTTTCTCAGCAATCGTAACCGTGTGCCAGAATATGCTTTACCAGGTTTGCCCGGAGAACAACGGCTTTTACGTTTAGAATTAAAACTATTAGCAGAAGTGGGAATTATTGGGTTGCCAAATGCCGGAAAATCCACCTTAATTTCCACTATTTCCGCTGCTAAACCTAAAATTGCCGACTATCCTTTTACAACTTTAGTTCCGAACTTAGGTGTAGTTCAAAAACCCGATGGTGATGGTGCAGTTTTTGCTGATATTCCCGGACTGATTGAAGGTGCTCATTTAGGCGTAGGTTTAGGGCATGATTTTTTACGTCATATTGAACGCACTCGCTTATTGTTGCATTTAATTGACGCAACGGCAGAAGATCCGATCGCCAACTATCGCACCATTCAAGAAGAATTATCAGCTTATGGTCGAGGTTTAATTGAACATCCCCAACTTCTGGCTTTGAGTAAAATTGATGCGATCGATTCAGCAGAAACTAACCTCGAACAACTACGCCAACAATTGCAAGAATTAACTGGACATCAAGTTTTTCTCATTTCCTCCGCTACCCGTGCTGGACTAGACAACCTGTTACAACAAATCTGGCAGATGTTGGAACAAACCACACAATTAGAACCAGAAACACAACTACTTTAA
- a CDS encoding tRNA1(Val) (adenine(37)-N6)-methyltransferase, which translates to MPNPYFRFKKFTVFHDRCAMKVGTDGVLLGAWASIINADEKILDIGTGTGLIALMLAQRFTAQIDAVEIDLDAYNQAKENINNSPWSNRIQIYHDSIQNYTINCPKRYNLLISNPPFFTNASKAAIKARTVARHSDLLEQMEILQIAEKLLYEDGRLAIIYPTEQALIFQEKAENFGFYCQRKLYVQSTLESPIKRILLELGKIPREYQESTLIIETARHNYSAEFVNLIKDFYLKY; encoded by the coding sequence ATGCCCAATCCTTACTTTCGCTTTAAAAAATTTACGGTATTTCACGATCGTTGTGCCATGAAAGTCGGCACAGACGGTGTTTTATTAGGCGCATGGGCAAGCATTATCAACGCCGACGAAAAAATTCTCGATATTGGCACAGGAACAGGTTTAATAGCCTTAATGTTAGCCCAACGTTTTACCGCCCAAATTGATGCTGTGGAAATTGATTTAGATGCCTATAATCAAGCCAAAGAAAATATTAATAACTCACCTTGGTCAAACCGGATTCAAATTTATCATGATTCGATTCAGAATTACACAATTAATTGCCCAAAACGCTACAATTTATTAATTTCAAATCCTCCATTTTTCACCAATGCTTCCAAAGCGGCAATCAAAGCGAGAACAGTAGCTAGGCATAGCGATTTATTAGAACAAATGGAAATATTGCAAATTGCAGAAAAGTTACTTTACGAAGATGGTAGATTAGCCATAATTTATCCAACAGAACAAGCTTTAATCTTTCAAGAAAAAGCCGAAAATTTTGGTTTTTATTGTCAACGCAAGCTCTATGTTCAATCCACCTTAGAAAGTCCAATTAAACGCATATTATTAGAATTGGGGAAAATTCCAAGGGAATATCAAGAGAGTACGTTAATAATAGAAACGGCAAGACATAATTACAGCGCCGAATTTGTGAATTTAATTAAAGACTTTTATTTAAAATATTAA
- a CDS encoding DUF3011 domain-containing protein, which produces MNNFFSQAAVGTAATIALAATVIAVKPANAQTTTVCQSIDYQPATCSLDTRGGVVLDKEYSNSICADNWGFEDGFVWVENGCRARFRATGNFGFAPDRREPDPRKGFCPPENCPEEGEPEYSE; this is translated from the coding sequence ATGAATAACTTTTTTTCTCAAGCAGCTGTGGGTACAGCGGCGACGATCGCGCTCGCTGCTACCGTAATAGCAGTTAAACCTGCTAATGCTCAAACTACCACTGTTTGCCAAAGTATTGATTACCAACCTGCAACTTGTTCTTTGGATACTCGCGGGGGTGTGGTTTTAGATAAAGAGTATTCCAACTCAATTTGCGCTGATAATTGGGGTTTTGAAGATGGTTTTGTTTGGGTAGAAAATGGCTGTCGCGCTAGATTCCGCGCTACTGGTAATTTTGGTTTTGCACCTGACAGAAGGGAACCTGACCCCAGAAAAGGTTTTTGTCCTCCTGAGAATTGTCCTGAAGAGGGCGAACCGGAATATTCTGAATAA
- a CDS encoding serine/threonine-protein kinase, whose amino-acid sequence MSYCLTPGCFSPVNPDNAQFCLSCGALLSLKNRYRPIQLIGQGGFGKTFLALDEGTSNKVRCVVKQLYLQSQNTLVVKKAIQLFRQEAQRLKDLGQHPQIPSLLAHFEQQKQLYLVQEFIPGQTLEKELQAKGVFNESQIWELLKDLIPVLKFVHDRQIIHRDIKPANIIRRQTDGKLVLIDFGVAKLITDSALFRTGTAVGTTEYAAPEQMKGKALPASDLYSLGVTCIYLLTGVSPFDLFDTADNTWVWQDFLPKGTEISDRLKRILNKLIKPAVNQRYQSVGDVLQAITILPSTPAKIPSSPPPKNNILTNIFRRPIAQPQGDRLISEVGIDYTKLQHLLAAGKWKESDRETWALICLAVGKSTNAYLQLSDIEKLPDEDLQTIDRLWVKYSQRRFGFSVQKYIFHSVDDDYGRFCVTVGWPTHQANNSYLKFSLSAPVGHLPSRSWISGSQWWRHEAIMAAKLAKY is encoded by the coding sequence ATGTCCTACTGTCTCACCCCTGGATGTTTCAGTCCGGTCAATCCAGATAATGCTCAGTTTTGTTTGAGTTGTGGTGCTTTGTTATCTTTAAAAAATCGCTATCGCCCGATACAATTAATCGGACAAGGCGGATTTGGGAAAACTTTTTTAGCTCTAGATGAAGGAACTTCTAATAAAGTTCGTTGTGTAGTCAAGCAACTTTATTTACAAAGTCAAAATACTTTAGTAGTGAAGAAAGCTATTCAGTTATTCCGTCAGGAAGCACAACGTTTAAAAGATTTAGGGCAACATCCGCAAATACCTTCTTTATTGGCACATTTTGAACAACAAAAACAGCTTTATTTAGTTCAAGAGTTTATTCCGGGACAAACTTTAGAAAAAGAGTTACAAGCAAAAGGGGTGTTTAATGAATCCCAGATTTGGGAGTTACTCAAAGATTTGATTCCCGTGCTAAAATTTGTCCACGATCGCCAAATAATTCACCGAGATATTAAACCTGCAAATATTATTCGTCGTCAAACAGATGGAAAGTTAGTTTTAATTGATTTTGGGGTAGCTAAATTAATTACTGATAGTGCTTTGTTTCGGACTGGTACTGCTGTGGGTACTACGGAATATGCCGCGCCGGAACAAATGAAAGGAAAAGCTTTACCTGCTAGCGACCTTTATAGTTTGGGTGTGACTTGCATTTATTTATTAACTGGGGTGTCTCCTTTTGATTTATTTGATACAGCTGATAATACTTGGGTTTGGCAAGATTTTTTACCGAAAGGAACTGAAATTAGCGATCGCCTCAAGAGAATCTTAAATAAATTAATTAAACCTGCTGTTAATCAACGTTATCAATCTGTTGGCGATGTTCTACAAGCAATAACTATCTTACCATCAACCCCAGCCAAAATTCCATCATCACCACCACCCAAAAATAATATTTTAACTAATATTTTTCGCCGCCCCATTGCCCAACCCCAAGGAGATCGATTAATCTCAGAAGTAGGAATTGATTATACAAAGTTACAGCATTTGTTAGCGGCTGGTAAATGGAAAGAAAGCGATCGAGAAACTTGGGCTTTAATATGTTTGGCTGTGGGTAAATCAACTAATGCTTACTTACAGCTTAGTGACATTGAAAAATTGCCAGACGAGGACTTACAAACGATCGATCGCCTCTGGGTAAAATACAGCCAAAGACGCTTCGGTTTCAGTGTACAAAAATACATTTTTCACAGTGTTGATGATGACTATGGACGCTTTTGCGTCACAGTTGGTTGGCCTACCCACCAAGCTAATAATTCCTATTTAAAATTTAGCTTATCCGCCCCAGTGGGACATTTGCCTTCCCGCAGTTGGATTAGTGGATCTCAGTGGTGGCGACATGAAGCAATCATGGCTGCCAAACTTGCTAAATATTAA
- a CDS encoding EamA family transporter has translation MTLPEFGLFLISIISSVAGQFFLKAGASKLGRVDASNFFTHVLGIMTIPELLIGLTCYAIGAIAYILVLTRVKLSIAGPSVALVYVFSLLMGYFIFNEPIPVSRAIGLGLIVCGVILVIWKN, from the coding sequence ATGACCTTGCCAGAGTTTGGACTGTTTCTGATTTCCATTATCAGCAGTGTTGCTGGACAATTTTTCCTCAAAGCCGGAGCATCAAAGTTAGGGAGAGTTGATGCTAGCAACTTCTTCACTCATGTTTTGGGAATTATGACGATTCCAGAACTATTGATTGGCTTAACTTGTTATGCTATTGGCGCTATTGCTTATATTTTAGTACTAACTAGGGTAAAACTCAGCATTGCGGGGCCGTCTGTAGCTTTAGTATATGTTTTCTCGCTACTAATGGGCTATTTTATTTTTAACGAACCGATTCCTGTCAGTCGGGCGATCGGTTTAGGTTTAATTGTTTGTGGTGTAATCTTAGTAATTTGGAAAAATTAA
- a CDS encoding DUF2993 domain-containing protein produces the protein MLGGLTGFNNNPGTDWGEKMLNTVASQSIRHLFSKSESVEVFVRCSPSNKLLQGSIDSFKMNGRGLVIRRQFPVEEMSFETDAVSIDFSSILSGKISLKQPTQAIAQVTLSEAGINEAFQAELVTKRLQNLSSDSLTELSGGQPVSFNEVQIELENGNRIRLFAKAELPNHGTVPISMLMTLAVERRRRIAFQNPVFQAEAVPESLREISQSLAKALTEVLNNMVDLDRFDLDGVTMRINRLETQGKKLLFSGYAQIERFPKTG, from the coding sequence ATGTTAGGTGGTCTGACTGGTTTTAATAACAATCCTGGCACCGACTGGGGCGAAAAAATGCTCAACACCGTTGCCAGCCAATCCATCCGCCACTTGTTCAGTAAGAGCGAGTCTGTGGAGGTATTTGTCCGTTGCTCGCCTTCTAACAAACTGCTGCAAGGTAGCATTGACAGTTTCAAAATGAATGGTCGTGGCTTAGTAATCCGTAGGCAATTTCCCGTTGAGGAGATGTCTTTTGAGACGGATGCTGTCTCCATTGACTTCAGTTCAATTTTGAGTGGGAAAATTTCCCTGAAACAGCCAACACAAGCGATCGCTCAAGTTACCCTGTCTGAAGCTGGCATCAATGAAGCCTTCCAAGCCGAACTAGTAACCAAACGTCTGCAAAATCTCTCCTCTGACTCTTTAACGGAACTGTCAGGAGGACAGCCTGTTTCCTTCAACGAAGTGCAGATCGAACTAGAAAACGGCAACCGGATTCGTCTATTTGCCAAAGCTGAACTTCCCAATCATGGCACTGTACCCATTTCAATGCTGATGACTTTAGCCGTAGAACGTCGTCGCCGCATTGCTTTTCAAAACCCTGTTTTTCAAGCCGAAGCCGTCCCCGAATCTCTACGAGAAATTTCCCAATCTCTGGCAAAAGCTTTAACAGAAGTTTTAAATAACATGGTCGATCTCGATCGCTTCGATCTCGACGGTGTAACCATGAGAATTAACCGTTTAGAAACCCAAGGCAAAAAATTACTCTTCAGTGGTTATGCTCAAATTGAACGCTTCCCTAAAACTGGTTGA
- a CDS encoding glycosyltransferase family 2 protein: protein MLSVIIPARNSKALTSNCLSSLLFTFQYVNFPTEFILIDDNSDEIEGILPLFLNFRKSVKAKVKIIRFQQRQHYTGVFTCGLSQAEGNQIFFLSNDMMLTPDFLKTVLSVANLEPEIGIVRGISQYTDSHPDHICAPPFPMRGYQDVLDFSNYISRYHGLHYVEDKLLSGDAILIKRTVLDKIGVMDTRFFGYFGDLDYGIRAKRAGFKLVCAKGAWLHHEGGGHIKHEANTENVNLNLKHQNRMEMVQAAYINFRQKWDTFLPETYPGYLNFDFEKMFAQKVNFSEYEAPKPLDLQICQAL from the coding sequence ATGTTATCAGTAATTATTCCCGCCCGTAATAGTAAAGCTTTAACTTCTAACTGTTTATCTTCTCTTTTATTTACCTTTCAGTATGTCAATTTTCCCACTGAATTCATATTAATTGACGATAATTCCGACGAAATTGAAGGAATATTGCCACTATTTTTAAACTTTCGCAAGTCTGTCAAGGCTAAAGTAAAAATTATTCGATTCCAGCAAAGACAACACTACACAGGAGTCTTCACTTGTGGACTTTCCCAAGCGGAAGGAAATCAGATATTCTTTCTCAGTAATGATATGATGCTCACACCTGATTTTCTCAAAACAGTCCTCAGTGTAGCTAATTTAGAACCTGAAATAGGCATAGTACGAGGGATTTCTCAATATACTGACAGCCACCCCGATCACATTTGTGCGCCACCTTTTCCCATGCGAGGATACCAGGATGTCTTAGACTTTTCTAACTATATTTCTCGCTATCATGGATTGCATTATGTAGAAGATAAACTTTTGTCAGGCGATGCAATTTTAATCAAAAGAACTGTACTTGATAAAATAGGCGTAATGGATACCAGATTTTTTGGTTATTTTGGAGATTTAGATTACGGTATTCGCGCTAAAAGAGCAGGTTTTAAGTTAGTCTGTGCTAAGGGTGCATGGTTGCATCATGAAGGTGGTGGTCATATCAAACATGAAGCGAATACCGAAAATGTAAATTTGAATTTAAAACATCAAAATAGAATGGAAATGGTGCAAGCTGCTTATATAAATTTTCGACAAAAATGGGACACTTTTTTACCTGAAACTTATCCGGGTTATTTAAATTTTGATTTTGAAAAAATGTTCGCTCAAAAAGTAAACTTTAGTGAATATGAAGCCCCAAAACCTTTAGATTTACAAATCTGCCAAGCGTTATAA